The Lycium ferocissimum isolate CSIRO_LF1 chromosome 10, AGI_CSIRO_Lferr_CH_V1, whole genome shotgun sequence genome window below encodes:
- the LOC132032655 gene encoding uncharacterized protein LOC132032655, which translates to MAPSTYRGVDHGKLVFLMIITFCFVLDSTSAEWLNHGGDITNRRSAIGEVLISPRTINRLKLRWKFLAGFDVTATPAVANGVVYFSSWNGNLYAVNAINGGLIWQQNLTRLTGLPPPGRAMNLTVSRATPVVGDDLLLVGIYGPAVVIAVRRLTGSLVWSTLLDPRPLALITQSGTVHLGGYYVGVSSLEVQLPASQCCTFRGSLVKLNVRTGAILWQTYTLPDNGGKLGGYSGAAIWGSSPAIDVARGFVYVGTGNLYIAPQEVLRCQAEQNNRTTPPAVPDQCFGEDVHFDSILALDVDSGEIAWATQLGGYDVFYFTCLIPNNPDCPTGPNLDADFGEAPMLLTIFSNGRLRDVVVAVQKSGFAWALDRNTGHIVWSKKAGPGSLEGGGIWGAATDGRRVYTNIVNGNRVPFTLAPSTQTTTAGGWVAMDANTGQILWTTANPSNDTSPGPVTIVNGVLFAGSVAPNGPLYAMDASTGKILWTFNTGATIYGGVSVSYGCVYVGHGYSVGLARFHPTWTSGTSLFAFCIW; encoded by the exons ATGGCTCCTTCAACTTATAGGGGAGTCGACCATGGAAAGCTTGTTTTCCTAATGATCATCACATTTTGCTTTGTTCTGGATAGTACATCTGCCGAA TGGTTGAATCATGGTGGCGACATAACAAATAGAAGGTCAGCTATTGGTGAAGTTTTGATCAGCCCAAGAACAATAAACCGCTTGAAATTAAGGTGGAAATTCTTGGCTGGATTTGATGTTACAGCAACACCAGCAGTAGCAAATGGAGTAGTTTACTTCTCATCATGGAATGGGAATTTGTATGCAGTGAATGCAATAAATGGAGGACTCATATGGCAACAGAATCTTACAAGGCTCACCGGATTGCCCCCACCAG GGAGAGCTATGAATTTGACAGTGTCAAGAGCAACTCCAGTTGTGGGTGATGACCTCCTGCTTGTGGGGATTTATGGACCTGCTGTTGTGATTGCTGTGAGGAGGTTAACAGGATCACTTGTTTGGTCCACTCTGCTAGATCCCAGGCCTCTGGCCCTTATTACTCAATCAGGAACAGTTCACTTGGG TGGATATTATGTGGGAGTATCATCACTGGAGGTACAACTGCCAGCTTCACAATGCTGCACATTCAGAGGTAGCCTAGTAAAACTAAATGTTAGAACTGGTGCCATTTTATGGCAGACATATACACTACCAGACAATGGTGGAAAACTAGGCGGTTATTCAGGGGCCGCGATATGGGGAAGCAGCCCTGCTATCGACGTAGCCAGAGGATTCGTCTATGTAGGAACTGGAAATCTCTACATAGCTCCACAAGAGGTGCTGAGATGCCAAGCAGAACAGAACAATCGAACGACGCCACCAGCTGTACCTGATCAGTGTTTTGGTGAAGATGTtcattttgattcaattcttGCTCTGGATGTGGATTCTGGAGAAATTGCTTGGGCTACACAGCTTGGAGGCTACGACGTTTTCTATTTCACGTGTTTGATTCCTAATAATCCTGATTGTCCAACAGGGCCTAACTTGGATGCTGATTTCGGGGAGGCACCAATGTTGTTAACTATATTTTCAAATGGAAGATTGCGCGATGTTGTGGTAGCTGTGCAGAAAAGTGGCTTTGCTTGGGCGCTTGATCGCAACACTGGCCATATTGTTTGGTCTAAG AAAGCAGGACCGGGGAGCTTGGAGGGAGGAGGAATATGGGGTGCAGCGACAGACGGGAGGCGAGTTTACACAAATATAGTCAATGGAAACAGAGTTCCTTTCACCCTGGCACCTTCAACTCAAACAACAACAGCTGGTGGATGGGTGGCAATGGATGCAAACACAGGCCAAATCCTTTGGACCACTGCAAACCCTAGCAACGACACGTCCCCCGGGCCAGTCACCATAGTCAATGGGGTTCTTTTTGCAGGATCTGTGGCTCCTAATGGACCTCTCTATGCCATGGATGCCAGTACTGGGAAAATCTTGTGGACATTTAACACTGGTGCTACTATCTATGGAGGTGTATCAGTTAGCTATGGTTGTGTTTATGTTGGCCATGGATATTCTGTTGGTCTGGCTAGGTTCCATCCTACTTGGACCAGTGGTACTTCACTCTTTGCCTTTTGCATTTGGTGA
- the LOC132032656 gene encoding probable serine/threonine-protein kinase PBL3: MGNCFVSSARVDASLSSCNISASEASRIPSRKSNSSVLSSLSIPSYSRKSSVDTLSTPRSEGEILFSPNVKSFSFNELKSATRNFRPDSLLGEGGFGCVFKGWIDEHTLSAAKPGSGMVIAVKKLKPEGFQGHKEWVTEVNYLGQLRHPNLVKLIGYCIEGDDRLLVYEFMPKGSLENHLFRRGPQPLTWSTRIKVAIGAARGLAFLHDAKEQVIYRDFKASNILLDGEFNAKLSDFGLAKAGPTGDRTHVSTQVIGTQGYAAPEYVATGRLTSRSDVYSFGVVLLELISGRRALDKTKVGVEQNLVDWAKPYLGDKRRLFRIMDTKLEGQYPQKGAYTAANLAWQCLSNEPKLRPRMSQVLADLEELQASKGANRGSRIEHRATSSSVPVSPFRHRSSLSMTPSASPLQAYHKSPRGR, encoded by the exons ATGGGTAATTGTTTTGTTTCATCAGCTAGAGTTGATGCTAGTCTCAGCTCATGTAACATTTCTG CTTCTGAAGCATCCAGGATTCCCAGCAGAAAAAGCAATTCTTCTGTTCTATCAAGTCTAAGTATTCCATCTTATAGTCGGAAAAGCAGTGTTGATACCCTTTCTACTCCGAGATCCGAAGGCGAAATTTTGTTTTCTCCCAACGTTAAGTCCTTCTCATTTAACGAATTGAAAAGTGCGACAAGGAACTTTAGGCCTGACAGTCTTCTTGGCGAAGGAGGATTTGGTTGTGTTTTTAAAGGATGGATTGATGAACATACCCTTAGTGCTGCAAAGCCTGGTTCTGGAATGGTTATTGCGGTCAAGAAATTGAAGCCAGAGGGTTTTCAGGGTCACAAGGAGTGGGTG ACTGAAGTTAATTACCTCGGGCAACTTCGTCATCCAAACCTGGTTAAACTCATTGGGTATTGTATAGAGGGAGATGACCGTCTATTGGTTTATGAGTTCATGCCTAAAGGGAGCTTGGAGAACCATTTATTTAGAA GAGGGCCTCAGCctttgacttggtcaacaagaATTAAGGTGGCTATTGGTGCTGCAAGAGGACTTGCTTTCCTACATGATGCTAAAGAACAAGTTATATATCGGGATTTTAAGGCTTCTAATATTCTCTTAGATGGG GAATTTAATGCAAAGTTGTCTGATTTTGGTTTGGCCAAGGCAGGCCCAACTGGTGATCGCACTCACGTGTCCACTCAAGTGATTGGTACACAGGGCTATGCTGCTCCAGAATATGTTGCTACAG GTCGATTGACATCAAGAAGTGACGTATACAGCTTTGGGGTTGTATTGCTTGAACTAATATCAGGGCGTCGTGCGCTCGATAAAACAAAAGTTGGTGTCGAGCAGAATCTTGTGGATTGGGCAAAGCCATATCTAGGGGACAAAAGGAGATTGTTTCGAATTATGGACACTAAACTAGAGGGCCAGTATCCTCAGAAAGGAGCATATACAGCTGCTAACCTTGCTTGGCAGTGTCTAAGCAACGAGCCTAAGCTAAGGCCGCGTATGTCTCAAGTTTTGGCTGATCTTGAAGAGCTTCAAGCATCGAAAGGTGCTAACAGAGGATCTCGGATTGAGCATCGAGCCACTTCCAGCTCTGTTCCAGTTTCTCCATTTAGACATCGTTCATCACTCAGCATGACACCCTCTGCCTCTCCGTTACAGGCCTATCATAAGTCTCCACGCGGAAGGTGA